In Burkholderia contaminans, the following proteins share a genomic window:
- a CDS encoding DUF1266 domain-containing protein, with product MTFKVIIALFVLWRIVRYFRQRGGRYSALPARKHWALLLAHPYVDATGFSGFDDADTSHLNDTSRKFLRAQMLHQMELRTDATDDDARAHLARVLETQWFRADLHALQPTDDPRAALAFACARMAFLARVAMLMGWAERDTAWRVLLLNAQRAQDCFDSWADFGHAYVAGRKQWVAGFRADPFGKAFDDATLQRWLAPGDGAWGQAPWPGLAAFDPEPVAQPR from the coding sequence ATGACATTCAAGGTGATCATTGCCCTGTTCGTGCTGTGGCGTATCGTGCGCTACTTTCGCCAGCGCGGTGGGCGCTATTCGGCGTTGCCGGCCCGCAAGCACTGGGCGCTGCTGCTCGCGCATCCGTACGTGGACGCGACGGGATTCTCGGGTTTCGACGACGCGGACACGAGCCACCTGAACGATACGTCGCGCAAGTTCCTGCGTGCCCAGATGCTGCACCAGATGGAGTTGCGCACCGACGCGACGGACGACGATGCGCGCGCACATCTGGCGCGTGTGCTCGAGACGCAGTGGTTTCGCGCCGACCTGCATGCGCTGCAGCCGACCGACGACCCGCGCGCGGCGCTTGCGTTCGCCTGTGCGCGGATGGCGTTCCTCGCGCGCGTGGCGATGCTGATGGGCTGGGCCGAACGGGACACAGCCTGGCGCGTGTTGTTGCTCAACGCGCAGCGCGCCCAGGACTGTTTCGACAGTTGGGCGGATTTCGGCCACGCCTACGTCGCGGGCCGCAAGCAGTGGGTGGCCGGATTTCGCGCCGATCCGTTTGGCAAGGCGTTCGACGATGCGACGCTGCAACGCTGGCTCGCACCGGGTGACGGTGCGTGGGGGCAGGCGCCGTGGCCGGGGCTGGCGGCGTTCGATCCCGAGCCGGTCGCGCAACCGCGTTGA
- a CDS encoding phosphatidate cytidylyltransferase encodes MRTIFWELVAGVTGVLVVATVIGAILGARSGGTSATIVNLNQRIRAWWAMIAIMAIAIGLGNNITYLVFAVLSYLTLREFITLTPTTPSDHTTLFIAFFIAIPVQYLLLGINWYGMYSIFVPVHLFFAMSLVSALTQDTREFLSRNAKINWALMVCVYGLSHAPAVLILDIPHYAGQNALLLFFFLFVVQISDVLQYVVGKLFGKRKIAPQLSPSKTIEGFVGGGLLATLCGASLYRVTPFSFGSAFGISLAIVIAGFVGGLVLSAVKRSLGTKDWGSMIAGHGGMLDRVDSICFAAPVFFHLVRYLYV; translated from the coding sequence ATGCGAACCATTTTCTGGGAACTGGTCGCGGGCGTCACGGGCGTGCTCGTCGTCGCGACCGTGATCGGCGCGATCCTCGGCGCACGCAGCGGCGGCACGAGCGCGACCATCGTCAACCTGAACCAGCGCATCCGCGCATGGTGGGCGATGATCGCGATCATGGCCATCGCGATCGGCCTCGGCAACAACATCACGTATCTCGTTTTCGCGGTGCTGTCCTACCTGACGCTGCGCGAATTCATCACGCTCACCCCCACCACGCCGAGCGACCATACGACGCTCTTCATCGCGTTCTTCATCGCGATTCCCGTGCAATACCTGCTGCTCGGGATCAACTGGTACGGGATGTATTCGATCTTCGTGCCCGTACACCTGTTCTTCGCGATGTCGCTCGTGTCGGCGCTCACGCAGGACACGCGCGAATTCCTGAGCCGCAACGCGAAGATCAACTGGGCGCTGATGGTATGCGTGTACGGGTTGAGCCATGCGCCGGCCGTGCTGATCCTCGACATTCCGCACTACGCGGGGCAGAACGCGCTGCTGCTGTTCTTCTTCCTGTTCGTCGTGCAGATCAGCGACGTGCTGCAGTACGTGGTCGGCAAGCTGTTCGGCAAGCGCAAGATCGCGCCGCAGCTGTCGCCGTCGAAGACGATCGAGGGTTTCGTCGGCGGCGGTCTGCTCGCCACGCTGTGCGGCGCATCGCTGTATCGCGTGACGCCGTTCAGCTTCGGGTCGGCGTTCGGCATCTCGCTCGCGATCGTGATCGCGGGCTTCGTCGGCGGCCTCGTGCTGTCGGCCGTCAAGCGCTCGCTCGGCACCAAGGACTGGGGCTCGATGATCGCGGGCCACGGCGGGATGCTCGATCGCGTCGACTCGATCTGCTTCGCCGCGCCGGTGTTCTTCCACCTCGTGCGATATCTGTACGTGTGA